The following are from one region of the Halictus rubicundus isolate RS-2024b chromosome 15, iyHalRubi1_principal, whole genome shotgun sequence genome:
- the LOC143361242 gene encoding uncharacterized protein LOC143361242: MDEFSNTPETEESLDIATKDWNRVINTAKKVGYKEGIESGSDSVFQEGFDKGYEEGFKTAFNLGKLKSLLNTIAQDTEHPQDIKEILDKTRRGACHTCSMVSKNPNYETDKPFSEVIDEQRQHSTKIIQRLCQHFHLNEKDFNIDKSNEFETQDRVSNLAESN, encoded by the exons atGGACGAATTTTCAAATACGCCTGAAACCGAAGAATCTTTGGACATCGCTACTAAGGACTGGAATAGAGTTATAAATACTGCTAAGAAG gTCGGTTACAAAGAAGGAATAGAGAGCGGATCAGACTCTGTCTTCCAAGAAGGTTTCGATAAAGGATACGAAGAAGGTTTCAAAACTGCTTTCAATCTAGGAAAGCTTAAAAGTTTATTAAATACCATAGCACAAGATACAGAGCATCCTCAGGATATAAAGGAAATTCTTGACAAAACTAGAAGGGGCGCGTGTCATACCTGTTCAATGGTATCTAAAAATCCAAACTACGAGACAGATAAACCATTCTCAGAAGTGATTGATGAACAAAGACAACACtctacaaaaataatacaaagaTTGTGCCAACATTTTCACTTGAATgaaaaagatttcaatattGACAAATCGAACGAATTCGAAACTCAAGACCGTGTTTCAAATCTAGCTGAAAGCAACTAA
- the Polr3f gene encoding RNA polymerase III subunit F, whose translation MESEASTSKEQDGNVADANSLEALEQKIIELAQTKPKGISDKDLTAEMPGLQPAQKAQIINKLLSQGHFDLFKQGGSLLYRLKDPSKAKVAKGADNEEKIVYTIIEEAGNKGIWIRDIRFKSNLMPTQLNKILKSLETKKFIKAVKSVAASKKKVYMLYNLEPDTSVTGGAWYQDQDFEAEFVDVLNQQCYRFLEKKREQINSCRGGPIAARNITFASSKDVWKFISDLGISKVKLSVEDLEMILNTLVYDGKVERILSDDGNNLYRAVEPLLLAPGLIKSTCGVCPVRKNCCDIGDITPTKCQYITEWLE comes from the exons ATGGAATCGGAAGCGAGCACTTCGAAGGAACAAGACGGAAATGTTGCAGATGCTAATTCGTTGGAAGCGCTTGAACAAAA GATCATTGAGTTGGCTCAAACCAAGCCCAAAGGCATATCTGACAAAGATTTGACAGCTGAGATGCCAGGTCTCCAACCTGCTCAAAAAGCGCAAATTATAAACAAACTTTTATCTCAGGGTCATttcgatttatttaaacaaGGTGGTTCTCTGTTGTATCGTTTGAAAGATCCTTCTAAAGCGAAAGTAGCTAAAGGGGCTGACAACGAAGAAAAGATTGTATATACTATAATAGAAGAAGCAGGGAACAAGGGGATTTGGATTAGAGATATAAGATTTAAGTCTAATTTAATGCCAACGCAGTTGAACAAGATCCTGAAAAGCTTAGAGACTAAAAAGTTCATTAAAGCCGTTAAGTCTGTAGCAGCGAGCAAGAAAAAAGTATATATGCTATATAATTTGGAACCGGACACATCTGTAACTGGCGGTGCCTGGTATCAAGATCAAGATTTTGAAGCTGAATTCGTTGATGTTCTCAATCAACAATGTTATAGATTTttagagaaaaaaagagagcAAATAAATTCTTGCAGAGGTGGACCAATTGCAGCTAGAAACATTACCTTCGCCTCATCCAAAGATGTGTGGAAATTCATTTCTGATCTAGGCATAAGCAAG GTAAAATTATCGGTCGAAGATTTAGAGATGATATTAAACACATTGGTGTATGATGGAAAAGTAGAACGAATTCTCTCAGACGATGGAAACAATTTGTACAGAGCAGTAGAACCTTTATTACTTGCACCTGGATTAATTAAATCCACTTGCGGTGTTTGCCCC GTAAGAAAAAATTGTTGCGACATAGGCGACATCACGCCTACGAAATGCCAATACATAACAGAATGGTTGGAGTAA